Genomic segment of Mycobacterium sp. 050128:
AGGACACGGAACCGGGCGCGGGCTATCGCGATCAGTTATCGCGCACGCACAATTTTTGGCGCCAGCCGAAACAAAACCGGGATGACAACGCGTCCCAATCGACATTTCAGCTATTTACACGGTAAATTCTGCCGAGGGCACCACGCGACTACGTACGACCGACAAGGGGCGCAGGTATGACAGACGTGAGCGAGAAGATCCGGGCCTGGGGGCGCCGGCTTTTGGTCGGTGCGGCAGCGGCTGTGGCCCTGCCGGGTCTGATCGGTCTTGCCGGAGGCGGAGCCACCGCGAGTGCATTCTCGCGACCTGGCCTGCCCGTCGAATACCTGCAGGTGCCGTCGGCAGGAATGGGCCGCAGCATCAAGGTTCAATTCCAGAGCGGCGGCAGCGGCTCGCCCGCGGTGTACCTGCTCGACGGGTTGCGGGCCCAGGATGACTACAACGGCTGGGACATCAACACCCCCGCGTTCGAGTGGTACTACAAGTCCGGGCTGTCGATCGTCATGCCGGTTGGCGGACAGTCGAGCTTCTACACCGACTGGTACCGCCCGGCGTGCGGCAAGGCCGGCTGCTCGACCTACAAGTGGGAGACGTTCCTGACCAGCGAACTGCCCGGGTACCTGTCGTCGGAGAAGGGCGTCAAAGCCAACGGCAGCGCGGCGGTCGGTATCTCGATGGCGGGTGCCTCGTCAATGAACCTGGCGATCTACCACCCCGCTCAGTTCGTCTACGCCGGTTCGCTGTCCGGCTACCTCAGCCCGTCCACCGGGCAGAGCTGGATCGGCCTGGCGATGGGTGACGCCGGCGGCTATAAGAAGGAAGACATGTGGGGCCCGGACAGCGACCCGGCATGGCAGCGGAACGACCCGTTGGTCAACGTGGGCCAGCTCGTCGCCAATAACACCCGGCTCTGGGTGTACTGCGGCAACGGGACTCCGAACGAACTGGGCGGCGCCAACCTTCCGGCCACGTTCCTCGAGAGCAACTTCATGATCGGCGTCAACAAGAAGTTCCAAGACGCCTACAACGCCGCGGGCGGCCACAATGCCGTGTTCAACTTCCCCAACTACGGAACCCACAGCTGGGAGTACTGGGGCGCGCAGCTGAACGCGATGAAGGGTGACCTGCAGAACACCTTGGGTGCGACCCCCGGAGGCGGTGGATAACCCCTATCGTCCGATGTCACTACTGCGCTTGACGGCAATCGTCAGGCGCAGTAGTGCGTTAAGGGCACTGCTGGCCGCGCTGCCTGCCGCCACGCTGCTGGCTACCCAGGCGCGAGCCGACACGAGCGCGCTGACGGAGCTGGTCGATGCGGCCGCGCAGCGCTTGCAGGTTGCCGAGGCGGTGGCCGCCTACAAATGGAATGCCCACGTTGCCGTCGAGGATCCGGACCGCGTGCAACAGCAACTCGCCAAATTGAGCGCCGATGCCGCCGGTGAGCACATCGACCCGAACTACGTCAGCCGGGTGTTCGGGGACCAGATCAACGCCACCGAGGCGATCGAGCACACCCGGTTCGCGGAGTGGAAGCTCAACCCGGCGAGCGCGCCCGCGGGTGCGCCCGACCTGTCGGTGTCACGGTCGACGATCGACGGTCTCAACCAGACGATGCTGAACCAGATCGTGGTCCACTGGGACCTTCTGCACTCGCCGGCCTGCGGCCCGCAACTCGACGCCGCGAGGGTCTCCGTGACCCACGCCCGCCTGTTAGACAGGCTCTATCAGCAGGCCCTGGCGCTGGCGACTCAGTCTTATTGCACTTAACAATCTGGCCTGCGACAAGCCGTCGTTGGTGGGTGACAGGCCAATTTCAATGCCATAGAAATGCCATAAATTTCTTATCTCGTGAATCAATCAAATCGGTAACGCTTTCTGCACACGTGACGAATTGCTTGACATGAGAAACTTGGGGAAGCCTCTCGTGAAGTACGCCGTCGTCGGCGGTTTCATCGCAGCGACGCTTGGCCCGGCGACCGCCGAGGCCGGCGCGGCGCCCACTCCCAACTGGGACGCAATCGCGCAGTGCGAGTCCGGCGGCAACTGGCATGCTAACACCGGAAACGGAGCATATGGCGGGCTGCAATTCAAGCCGGACACCTGGGCAAGTTACGGCGGCGTCGGCAATCCTGCCGCAGCCTCTCGTGAGCAGCAAATCGCGGTTGCCAACCGGCTTTTCGCCGACCAGGGCGTGGAGCCGTGGCCCAAGTGCGGTGCCAACTCGGGCCTGCCGATCGGGTGGTACTCGCACCCCGCCCAGGGCATCAAGGAGATCATCAACGGCCTCATCCAGGCAGCCGTCCCGCACTGATGATCAATTCGGGCGCGGCCTAGGTTCACGCTCAGCCATGTGTTTGGATCGGGCCATGGAAGGTTCGGCGACAGTACATATGGCGGCACCCGCGGACAAGATCTGGAACTTGATTTCAGATGTCCGCAACACCGGGAAGTTCTCGCCGGAGGTCTTTGAAGCCGAGTGGCTGGGTGATGCGACAGGCCCAGCCCTCGGTGCCAAATTCCGCGGCCATGTTAAGAGAAATGAGATCGGCCCGGTTTATTGGACGGTCTGCAAAGTAACCGCCTGCGAGCCCGGCCGCGAATTCGGCTTCACGGTCTTACTCGGCGACAAGCCGGTCAATAACTGGCACTACCGTCTGGCGCCGTCCGGTGCCGGCACAGACGTCACCGAGTCGTTCCGGCTCAGCCCCGCGCCGTGGCTCGGGATCTACTGGTTGTTGGGCGGCTTTCTGCGTAAGCGCCGCAATGTCCGCGACATGACCAAGACGCTGAACCGCATCAAAGATGTGGTCGAGGCGGGCTGAGGTGAAATCCGTTTTCATCACCGGCGCGGGCAGTGGGATGGGCCGTGAAGGGGTCAGGCTCTTCCACGCCAACGGATGGCGGGTCGGCGCCGTGGACCGCAATGCCGACGGCCTGAGCGGGCTCGCCGGGGAGCTGGGCGACGAACGCCTGTGGACACGCACCGTCGACGTCACGGTCAAGGCGGATCTGGAGGGCGCC
This window contains:
- a CDS encoding esterase family protein, whose amino-acid sequence is MTDVSEKIRAWGRRLLVGAAAAVALPGLIGLAGGGATASAFSRPGLPVEYLQVPSAGMGRSIKVQFQSGGSGSPAVYLLDGLRAQDDYNGWDINTPAFEWYYKSGLSIVMPVGGQSSFYTDWYRPACGKAGCSTYKWETFLTSELPGYLSSEKGVKANGSAAVGISMAGASSMNLAIYHPAQFVYAGSLSGYLSPSTGQSWIGLAMGDAGGYKKEDMWGPDSDPAWQRNDPLVNVGQLVANNTRLWVYCGNGTPNELGGANLPATFLESNFMIGVNKKFQDAYNAAGGHNAVFNFPNYGTHSWEYWGAQLNAMKGDLQNTLGATPGGGG
- a CDS encoding chorismate mutase, which encodes MSLLRLTAIVRRSSALRALLAALPAATLLATQARADTSALTELVDAAAQRLQVAEAVAAYKWNAHVAVEDPDRVQQQLAKLSADAAGEHIDPNYVSRVFGDQINATEAIEHTRFAEWKLNPASAPAGAPDLSVSRSTIDGLNQTMLNQIVVHWDLLHSPACGPQLDAARVSVTHARLLDRLYQQALALATQSYCT
- the rpfC gene encoding resuscitation-promoting factor RpfC — protein: MRNLGKPLVKYAVVGGFIAATLGPATAEAGAAPTPNWDAIAQCESGGNWHANTGNGAYGGLQFKPDTWASYGGVGNPAAASREQQIAVANRLFADQGVEPWPKCGANSGLPIGWYSHPAQGIKEIINGLIQAAVPH
- a CDS encoding SRPBCC family protein is translated as MCLDRAMEGSATVHMAAPADKIWNLISDVRNTGKFSPEVFEAEWLGDATGPALGAKFRGHVKRNEIGPVYWTVCKVTACEPGREFGFTVLLGDKPVNNWHYRLAPSGAGTDVTESFRLSPAPWLGIYWLLGGFLRKRRNVRDMTKTLNRIKDVVEAG